One Candidatus Zixiibacteriota bacterium genomic window, TCCGCCGCCTATCACAAAGACCAGTCCCCAGAACAACAGATAACCGTAAGGGAGACGGAGTTCGGGCATATTGAAGGGGCTGATATCAGGGTCAAAATTCATGCCGTATACTCCGGACAGGAAACCCAGGGGAATGAAGATCGTAGCAATCACGGTAAGGACCTTCATAACCTCATTCATCCGGTTGGAAATGCTGGTCATATACAGGTCGAGCAATCCCGAAACCATGTCCCGGAAGGTTTCGACATTGTCGATCACCTGCACGACATGCTCGTACAAATCGCGCCAATAGGGTCGGAATTGGTCGTCAATATGGCTCGATTCGGTCCGCTCGACAAACCCGATAACTTCGCGCAACGGCCAGGTGGCTCGGCGCATGAGAAGCAACTCACGTTTCAGATCGTGTAACTGCCCCAGGTGTTCCTGCTCGGCGCTGTTGATCAACTCCTCTTCGAGTCCCTCAATATGCTCGCCGATCGTTTCCAGGATAACGAAATACTGGTCGACAATAGCATCGATCAGGCTGTAAGCCAGATAGTCGGCATGCATCATACGCGTGCGCGGCACCGTACGAGCCAGACGTTCCCTGACCGGCTGGAAAACATCACCGGCTACCTCCTGAAAACTGATCACCAGCCTTTCGGAAAAGATGAAACTGACCTGTTCGGACCTGATCCGATTCGTTTTCGCGTCGAAGTAAAGCATCTTCAGTATGAAGAAAATCCCTCTACTCAGTTCTTCCGACTTGGGGCGCTGACCGGTGTTCGCGATATCCTCCAGCGCCAGCGGCGGGATGTCAAACTGCTTTCCGATCTTCTGAATAACATCCGTATCATGTA contains:
- the corA gene encoding magnesium/cobalt transporter CorA — encoded protein: MTRYMKKISKKVGLGPGSVVYIGVDRPGPARIDVIDYSEDKLTEIHDVSVEDCLPYRDSSNTTWINVTGVHDTDVIQKIGKQFDIPPLALEDIANTGQRPKSEELSRGIFFILKMLYFDAKTNRIRSEQVSFIFSERLVISFQEVAGDVFQPVRERLARTVPRTRMMHADYLAYSLIDAIVDQYFVILETIGEHIEGLEEELINSAEQEHLGQLHDLKRELLLMRRATWPLREVIGFVERTESSHIDDQFRPYWRDLYEHVVQVIDNVETFRDMVSGLLDLYMTSISNRMNEVMKVLTVIATIFIPLGFLSGVYGMNFDPDISPFNMPELRLPYGYLLFWGLVFVIGGGMVLYFRRKKWF